The sequence AAAATCGTCGCGTCTTGCTTGTGAGGGAAGGGCCCGCCTTGCTTGATTAAGGCCAGCGTTTTATTGATCTCGTCGTCAGCAGAAACCAAGCCGCTGCTAGCAGCTTGCTTAGGTGCATCGGTGTCAACAGCCACGCTCAGCGGCTTGGTTTGGGCTTTGGTGTCGGCTAGGGTTTTGCTGCCTTGCGCTTGCGTTTGTGCTTCGTCTTGGCTTGAGGGCTTGGCGTGATCGGCGTCGGTTGCGGAGTCTGCATCGGCATCAACCAGCTTGGGCGTCGGTTGCGGCATGGGGGCAACGTCGGGCGGTGGTTCAACGGTTTCGAGCGGTGTCAGTTCGATGGTGGATTCGGCTGGTGCCGTGATGCTGGCTGGCTCTGGGCTCAATAAGCTGGTGTGATTGACGACAAAATAAATCAAGACCAAGGCCAACAGGCCAATTATTTTTCTCATGATTAGCTTTATTCATTAAATATGGATGGTTTATTATAGCGATAAATGCCGCGTGGGGCAGTTTTTCTGCCGTGGCTGTTGAGCGTGCTCAGCCTATGTTAAGATGCGGCGCTACGGGCTTGGTGGCCGATTTTGATCTGGTTAAACTGTTTTGTGTGCCTCACGATAGGTGTGAGGATGAAAGTGAAAGAAATGACGTTGTTAGAAAAAGATCACTATGTTTTCCACTCTTGTCAGCGCGGTGACGCGAGCAAGCCACCCATTGTGGTGATTGGCAGCGCGCTTTATTATCCACGGTTATTTCAAGATGAGTGTTTTGCTGGTTTTAACCTAATCTTTATTGATCACCGTGGTTTTGTGCAGCCCAAGAGCGATGCCGCCAGCTATAGCTTGGCCGATGTGGTGGATGATATTGAAGCCTTTCGGTTACAACTAGGGCTCGAGAAAATGGTGTTATTGGGTCATTCTGGTCATGGCTTTATGGCCATGGCCTATGCGCAAGCCTATGGTGAACATGTGGCAGGTCTGATTCTGTCGAATTTAGCGCCGACCAACAGCCCTGAGCGGCAAGCAGGCAGCTTAGCCTATTTTGACCAAACGGCCTCGGCGACAAGAAAAGCGCTGTTTGCCGCAGAAATAAGCCACCTGGCGGCCGATATTGAAGCCGATCCAGATCACCGTTTTAGCCACATTAATCGGCGCATGCGCACCCATGCTTTTTATGCTGAAGACTATGCTGGGCCTGATGATTGGGCTGGGGTGGTCAATCATATGCCAGCTTTGGATTACTTATGGGGCGTGGCCTTTGCTGAATTTGATACGGCTGGTTTTTTACGCCAATGGTCAGGCCCGTTGCTGCTGTTATTGTGTGACCATGATTATTTGGTAGGGCCACCATCATTGTGGGATGCCTTGATACAAGAGCAAGAAATCGATTGGCTTAAGTTTCATCAAAGTGGCCATAATCCGATGCTGGAAGAGCCTCAGGCTTATGCCGCGGCTTTGACTGGTTTTATGAGCACTATTTACCTGACTACACGATAAAGGAACATTATGCGTTCATGGTTGTTGGCTTTAGCCGTCATGGGCTGTACGCCTGTGGCGACGCAAGCCACGGAAGACACGTTAACAGAGGCTGCGCCCGTGGTGCTAGAGGCTGCCTTACCAAGTGAGGCTGAAGATGCTTCAGCCCATGCCGTGGCCGGTATTGAAGAGGAAGTGGTTTGGGCTGATGCCGCCAAAGAGGTGACGCTGGATGAGGCCGCGCTACCGCCTGCCGTCGTGGCCTTTGTTGAGTCGCGCGATGCTTGTGAACATTTAATGGGTGAGTTTGTGGGCGATCCTGAGATTGATGGCCCGCGCGGCATTAATCAGCAAATTGAAGCGGCGTGTATCGGTCTAGATGAGCGTTTAACCGCCTTGAAAGCCAAGCATCAAGCTGATGCGGCGGCCATGGCGGTGTTAAATGAATATGAGTTATTGTATTAATGTGGCCTTTTGAAGTAAGAAGACGCCGACCATTAAGGTCGGCGTCTTTTTTAAAATACTCTGGGGCTTAATCCAAGCCCATGGCCTGGGCAATCAGCTTTCTTTTAACCGGGCCCAGCTGATTGGTGAGGCTTAGGCCAGTATTGCGCAGCCACGGCAGCAGCGGCAGGGAATGATTGCCAAACAGTTTAAAGAGGGCATCGCAGCCCATCTGCATGGTGCGTACCGGTTCGAGGCGGCGCTGGGCATATTGGGTCAATAAGGCGCTTTGGCCAGGATCTTTGGCGCCCTTGAGCAGCTGCGCCAGCGTTTGGGCATCGCCAAAGCCTAGATTGACGCCTTGGCCAGCTAGGGGGTGAATGGTGTGGGCGGCGTCGCCCACCAATAGCACCCGTTGTGCCGTGGTGGCTTGAGGGCGGATCAGCCGAAGTTCAAACGCATTGGCGGGGGTAACCACTTTAAGCTGGCCCAGTTTGTGCTGGCCGCGGGCGGCCACAGCGAGGGCTAAGTCTTCGGCGCTCAAGTCGAGCAGCTTTTCAGGCTGAGACGTCGACCACACCATCGACATGTGGCGATTGGGTAGCGGTAAATAGGCTAGGATTTCACCATCTTGAAACCATTGATAGGCCACGCCTTGATGGTCATGCTCACATTGGAAATTGGCCACCACGCCATGGTGATGATAAGGATCCACCTTGATGTCTATGCCTGCTTGCTGGCGGACCCAAGAGTTGGCGCCATCGGCACCGATCACCAGTTTGGCACTGATCTGGTCGCCGTTGTCTAAGGTGAGTGAGGCCTGGTTTAGGTCGGTGCGCAGGCTGGCGCCGCGTTGACCGCTGATGATGGTCACGTTTTGCTTGGCCAATTCGGCCCATAGGCCACTGAGCAGCCAGCGGTTTTCCGCAATCGTGGTCAAGTGGCTGGCGCGTAGGTCGCGGGCGTTGAACTCAATGTGACCGCCTTGATCGCCAAACACGCTCATCTGTGTGACGCTTTGCATGCGCTCGGTGTTGGGCCAAGCATTGAGCTGTTCTAAAAAGCGTTGGTTGCCTGGGCTGATGGCGAAAATACGCGGATCAAAGCCGTGGCTCAGTTGGGCGGGACTTAGGTCGGGCAGGCGCGCTTCCAGCAGCATCACGTGATGGCCGCTGGCCTGTAAGGCCAATGCCGTACTGGCGCCAACGAGGCCGGCACCGACGATTAATATGTCGCAATGAGTGTGTGTGGTCATGGGGCAATACTCCTTGGCTTAAAGGCCGAAAACCAAGTGTTGGCTAAAGCGTTTTCTGAACGCGGGGATGACGTCAAGCGCGCTCATGACCAGGCCGCGGCCGTGGTTCATGAGGGGCGTGTGGCCTTCGAATAAGGTCACTAGGCTGTGGGTGAAGCCGACCACGGCATGGGCGTCGACGCGTCGTTTGGCACCATACTGTTGGCCCAGCTGGGTATTTTTGAGGGCGCCTGCGGGCGCCATCATGGCGGCCAAGGTGAGGGCGTCACGCAGTCCGAGGTTGAGGCCTTGGGCGGCTACGGGGTGCATGGTCTGGGCGGCGTTACCAATGCAGATGACTTTGCCGGTGCTGACCTTGTTCAGTTGTTTGAGCTGTAAGGGGAAGGTGGCTGGTCTGGCCACGTTCAGTAACGGGCCTAGGCGTTGTCCGAATGCAGCTTCAAATTCGGTTTTAAATTCGATCAAGCTGGCCGTTTTTAAACGGGCCGCGTCGGCGCTGCTGCGGGTCCACACCAGACGGTAATTGTCTTGGTAGGGTAGTAAGACAAACGGACCGGCTTCGGCAAAGCGTTCAAAGGCAATGCCGTTTTGAGCCTGAGCGAAGGTCAGCGTTGCCACTAGGGCGGTTTGTTCGTAATTGAATTCGCGTCGCTTTAAGGCTGGCAGCTGCTGGATTAAATGGCCGCCTTCTGCAAGGGTGAGCCAATCGCAGGTTAAAAGTTGTGCTTGCCCCTGATGCTGAAAGCCTAAGCTCGCGTAATGGTCGTTGCTGTGAACGGTGTCCACCGAGGCCTCCCACAGCACGGGCACGCCCTGGGTAATAAGGGCGGCTTCGCAGGCCTGAATCAGGCTGGCGTAGTCAATGACGGCGCCTAGGACGGGTAGATTTAAATCGTCTTGATGAATATGGGTTTTGCCAAAATGATTTTGTTGCGACACATGAACTTGGTGGATGGCGGTAAAAGCGCTCGGCGGTAGGCTCACCCCAGCGTCGCGTAGGGCAGTGAGGCTTAAATACGACAATGCCAAAGTGCGCTGATCGCCTACCACGGTGTTTTGCGCTCGAGCTTCCAGCAGCAGCACCTGTTTGCCTTGCTGATGTAGCTGCAAGGCGAGTAAAGTGCCCACAGGGCCCGCGCCCACGATGGCGACTTGGGTATGGCTGGGTAGGTTCATGCGCAACAGTCCTTCTGACGTAATATAGGCGCTATTCTAATGCAATTTAGGCCTTGGGCACAGGCCATTGTGGCGCTCTCTTGCGCTGGCTCAGACCGGTGTTTGGCTAGATAAGCTGACTAGGACGGCCAGTTGGCTTATTTGCTTAGAAGATTCAATGTGAAGTTGGGTAAATTTTAAGCTTACCTGTTGGGAAAACGTTTTTTGCCCATATATATAGGGCTAAACCAGCGTGAATGGCGCTTGGGTATGCATTAAATCATTGTATTTAATTATTATTTTAACGCTTAACCGTTATTGATCTCTCGTTCATGGTCGGCGCGTATGCGGCCACACACAAGGTTATTTAATCCTATGACAGTTCCTCACCTAACCACCGCCCAAAAAGGGCCATTATTGGCATTAGAGCAATGTATTCTTGATAATCAAGCCACGATTGAAGCTTGGTTTCGCAGTAAGTGGGTGCAGCATCAAACCCCGTTTTATGGTTCGGTTGATTTACGCAACAGCGGTTTTAAATTAGCGCCGGTGGATTTGAATCTATTTCCCGGTGGCTTTAATAACCTGAATACCGAATTATTGCCTTTGGCCGTGGCGGCTGCGCAAAGCGCCGTTGAAAAGGTTTGTCCAGAAGCCAAAAGCGTGTTGATCATTCCTGAAAATCACACTCGTAATACCTATTATTTAGAAAATATTTATGCGCTCAAGCATATTTTGGATCAGGCCGGCTTTAACGTACGTTTTGGCTCGCTGAATCCAGAAGTAACCGAGCCAACAACGTTTAAAACCGCTTTGGATCACGATGTGTTGCTGGAGCCTTTGGTGCGCGTGGGCAATCGTGTGCAATTGGCTGATGGTTTTAACCCTTGTTTGGTTTTGTTGAATAATGATTTATCGGCCGGTACCCCAGCCATCATCGAAAACATTGAGCAGCATGTGTATCCACCGTTACACGGTGGCTGGACCTTCCGTAAGAAAACCCATCATTTTGCTGCCTACGATCAAGTAGCGACCGAGTTTGCCGAGCTGGTGGGCATCGATCCTTGGGTGATCAACCCTTATTTTGAAGGCTGCGCCGGTTTGGACTTCCAGGCGCGTGAAGGTGAAGATGAATTGGCCAGCACGGTAGATCGTGTGCTGGCTAAAATCAAGGCTAAATATGATGAAAATGGTATTCCTGATGAGCCATTTGTGATTGTGAAGGCTGATGCCGGTACGTACGGCATGGGCGTTATGAGCGTTAAATCAGGTGAAGAAGTGCGTGGTTTAAACCGCAAAAACCGCAACAAAATGGCGGTGGTCAAAGAAGGCCTAGAGGTTTCAGAAGTGATCGTCCAAGAAGGGGTGTATACCTTTGAAGAGGTTGATGGCGCCGTAGCTGAGCCCGTGGTGTACATGATGGACCGCTTTGTGATTGGTGGTTTTTACCGCGTCAATAATGGCCGCGGCATCGACGAGAACCTCAACGCCAGCGGCATGCATTTTGTGCCCCTATCGTTTGAATGTGCGGGCTTGCCAGACAAAGACGCCACGCCACACTGTGCGCCGAATCGTTTTTACGCCTACGGCGTGTTGGCACGCTTATCTTTATTGGCGGCGGCCCTCGAGCTTGAGGCCACAGCGCCTCAATCAGCTTAATGATGCTGACCGATGTGTGCTGCGGCCGC comes from Neisseriaceae bacterium CLB008 and encodes:
- a CDS encoding ribonuclease domain-containing protein, with protein sequence MRKIIGLLALVLIYFVVNHTSLLSPEPASITAPAESTIELTPLETVEPPPDVAPMPQPTPKLVDADADSATDADHAKPSSQDEAQTQAQGSKTLADTKAQTKPLSVAVDTDAPKQAASSGLVSADDEINKTLALIKQGGPFPHKQDATIFQNRERILPKQPRGYYHEYTVRTPGTKTRGARRIVTGGNPPSEYYYTPDHYRTFHKLEANHDLP
- a CDS encoding FAD-dependent monooxygenase — encoded protein: MNLPSHTQVAIVGAGPVGTLLALQLHQQGKQVLLLEARAQNTVVGDQRTLALSYLSLTALRDAGVSLPPSAFTAIHQVHVSQQNHFGKTHIHQDDLNLPVLGAVIDYASLIQACEAALITQGVPVLWEASVDTVHSNDHYASLGFQHQGQAQLLTCDWLTLAEGGHLIQQLPALKRREFNYEQTALVATLTFAQAQNGIAFERFAEAGPFVLLPYQDNYRLVWTRSSADAARLKTASLIEFKTEFEAAFGQRLGPLLNVARPATFPLQLKQLNKVSTGKVICIGNAAQTMHPVAAQGLNLGLRDALTLAAMMAPAGALKNTQLGQQYGAKRRVDAHAVVGFTHSLVTLFEGHTPLMNHGRGLVMSALDVIPAFRKRFSQHLVFGL
- the gshA gene encoding glutamate--cysteine ligase, which translates into the protein MTVPHLTTAQKGPLLALEQCILDNQATIEAWFRSKWVQHQTPFYGSVDLRNSGFKLAPVDLNLFPGGFNNLNTELLPLAVAAAQSAVEKVCPEAKSVLIIPENHTRNTYYLENIYALKHILDQAGFNVRFGSLNPEVTEPTTFKTALDHDVLLEPLVRVGNRVQLADGFNPCLVLLNNDLSAGTPAIIENIEQHVYPPLHGGWTFRKKTHHFAAYDQVATEFAELVGIDPWVINPYFEGCAGLDFQAREGEDELASTVDRVLAKIKAKYDENGIPDEPFVIVKADAGTYGMGVMSVKSGEEVRGLNRKNRNKMAVVKEGLEVSEVIVQEGVYTFEEVDGAVAEPVVYMMDRFVIGGFYRVNNGRGIDENLNASGMHFVPLSFECAGLPDKDATPHCAPNRFYAYGVLARLSLLAAALELEATAPQSA
- a CDS encoding UbiH/UbiF family hydroxylase; amino-acid sequence: MTTHTHCDILIVGAGLVGASTALALQASGHHVMLLEARLPDLSPAQLSHGFDPRIFAISPGNQRFLEQLNAWPNTERMQSVTQMSVFGDQGGHIEFNARDLRASHLTTIAENRWLLSGLWAELAKQNVTIISGQRGASLRTDLNQASLTLDNGDQISAKLVIGADGANSWVRQQAGIDIKVDPYHHHGVVANFQCEHDHQGVAYQWFQDGEILAYLPLPNRHMSMVWSTSQPEKLLDLSAEDLALAVAARGQHKLGQLKVVTPANAFELRLIRPQATTAQRVLLVGDAAHTIHPLAGQGVNLGFGDAQTLAQLLKGAKDPGQSALLTQYAQRRLEPVRTMQMGCDALFKLFGNHSLPLLPWLRNTGLSLTNQLGPVKRKLIAQAMGLD
- a CDS encoding alpha/beta fold hydrolase, which gives rise to MKVKEMTLLEKDHYVFHSCQRGDASKPPIVVIGSALYYPRLFQDECFAGFNLIFIDHRGFVQPKSDAASYSLADVVDDIEAFRLQLGLEKMVLLGHSGHGFMAMAYAQAYGEHVAGLILSNLAPTNSPERQAGSLAYFDQTASATRKALFAAEISHLAADIEADPDHRFSHINRRMRTHAFYAEDYAGPDDWAGVVNHMPALDYLWGVAFAEFDTAGFLRQWSGPLLLLLCDHDYLVGPPSLWDALIQEQEIDWLKFHQSGHNPMLEEPQAYAAALTGFMSTIYLTTR